GAGGCGATTGAATTTTCTGATTGGAGAAGATACTGCAAATATTGAAGCTTAGTTAATTGAACAGCTTCTGCCTGTAATCTCATGGAATGATCGTCTAATAGACGATGGTTCATTAGGTCTTTTAGGTCCAATAAGGCCATAAGATGAGGCAAGCTCGCAAGTAGGTCAGTTCTTGGTTGGTGTGTCATAGGATCGAAACCCATCTGTATCAGCTTCTTCTTCAAATGGGTGTTCCAAAAATTCTTGATTTCATTATCTGTGCGGCCTGGGAGGTGACTGGCAATAGCAGACCATCTGTAATTCAGggaaaaaaatgttaaattacTGTGATAATCGAAACAGTTGATATTGATGGGAAAAAGAAGAGTGGGCTTACTTGTTTCCAAGAACGGAGTGAAGATTCAGAATTGTTTGCTCTTCTTCTTGAGAAAATTTTCCTCTCTTGATATCAGGCCTCAGGTAATTTGTCCACCTTAGCCTACAGCTCTTGCCACATCTGTTAAGACCTGAAATAAGAGCAACCAAGGAATTAATGAACACAAACACCAACTCAATGAAAGATCAGAGGTGTTATGATTTGAAACCTGCAAGCTTTGGGAGAGCTCGCCAACTTCCATGGCCATGTTTTTGGATATAGTCAACAAGTTTTTGATCTTCTTCAGGGGTCCAGGGTCCTTTCTTGAGGCCACTCTCATCACAACCAGGAGACCTTCCCATCTTTACTTTCCTCTA
This is a stretch of genomic DNA from Manihot esculenta cultivar AM560-2 chromosome 2, M.esculenta_v8, whole genome shotgun sequence. It encodes these proteins:
- the LOC110609873 gene encoding transcription factor MYB93; this translates as MGRSPGCDESGLKKGPWTPEEDQKLVDYIQKHGHGSWRALPKLAGLNRCGKSCRLRWTNYLRPDIKRGKFSQEEEQTILNLHSVLGNKWSAIASHLPGRTDNEIKNFWNTHLKKKLIQMGFDPMTHQPRTDLLASLPHLMALLDLKDLMNHRLLDDHSMRLQAEAVQLTKLQYLQYLLQSENSIASNSYGQNGIADVEILNLLNQIPAIKETPFLNSSQFENPASSYFFGLATSQPLHYSNQLPQMSDPQVLFNNQPSLNSEIGQAATLTTMVSQGDNNNNIDPSDSLWVLPSPTSSIPPTLPETSMSNPGDAFSAASSSGGGTYSHWPEIFLDDDSIMHEIS